TCATGGCTGATGGGCATGCAATAGAATGAATTTCATATGGTGATTGACTGTTCACATCCGACTTGAAGTTTCTTTCTACAATGAGTAGTTTGATAAGGCTGTTGAATTGAACTTTGGGGAAGTAAATTTTAGAACTTGAAATCGCTGTCTTAACTGAAGCTTTAAGATTGATTGCAGTCGCTCAAAGAGGCTCTTAGAAACCCACACCAGAGGAttcattcctttcttttttgtcatttccttttcttccctttccaTTTGGGACTTTCTTCCTTTAGAATCACTTCCAACTGATCGATGGccttttatttttgctttattctCTCTTCAGTTTTGGGTTTTGTCCAATTTTGCAGACTGGATTGTTTATGGAAGAAGAGTATCCAGTTAAGCTTATTTCAGAGAAAACTCAAGTTTAAATGAGCATTAGGGTTCCAAGGGTTGATGAGTTATGAGTGCAACGAGGTAAGTGGAGCTCATGTTAAATATAAAAGTATGGAAAGCCTACTTGTTCTGAAGGGATATCCTTGGCTTGGAGGGGTTGAAAAAGCCTTGCATATTCTCTCTTTTGGAAAGAAATAATACAAGGATGCTGATGCTAAGAAAGTggaaatggtatcaaagctgaGGATGGTGGGCATCACATGATGTGGCTCCCACCcacattgatattgatttgggAATTGCTCAAGTTCAAATATATGggtcctctttttctttttccttttaagtaTTTCTCTAGTGTGAGATCATCTTCCATCTCCATCCCTGTAAAATTCTGTCTTATCCCACCAGTTTCAATTTGGTGGCTGGGTTTATATACAAAATCAAGACCACAATAACACATGACTAGTAAATATTCCAAGCTCGGTAGGATGTGCGAAGTTTCACTGTTTTAAGTTCAATTTAAATTGGAGGGCTTATTCATACtttaattattatcattgttaggGATGGAAATTCATTGGTATTTATATAAAGTTGTTTGGTGGAAAACGTGCGGATGGGGCAAGAAAGTCTTTAATTGtgtaattaattgattaaaaacacatgaaaaaaaggagaaaagaagatggaaaaaaaCGTTAGAAACGAATGGTGCTTTACAGAGAGAAGAGGCTAATGACCGAAAAGTTTCCCTTGAAGTAAAGGCAGTCAACCATCGGGTCACCGAGGTCACACCCACCATTCTAAAAGACTAAAACACATATTCTGGTGATAAGGGCCCCGCTGATTACCCCTCAAAACAAGCCTACCTTTGTCTATGTCGGATTTAGAGGCTCCTCATCACATCTTCTAAGCAGAACATTCTAAATCGATATGTTGGATTCAAGCATATCCCTTGTCTATCTATGCTTGAAAACAGGACGCCATGCCCCTTTTCATTCCCTCATTCCGGTAGGCTTGTACGGCTAAAAGATTAGCACATGTGTGGTGCTTGATTCTTGCATAAATTTCCtgaaaattctttaaaattgtaTTCATCTTCAACTATACAAGGTGAAAAAATAGCATTTATGTCATTTTTAGTTCTTTTACAGTAAActtgttttcactttttaaagCCTCCTATGTATGTATAATAGACGAAGTTCTTAGGAGACCTcttctcattctcatttttgACATCgcattctcatttttttaagattCGTATTTATACAAGATATTTTGTTGCATTTATCATTCACaaacaatcttttttttttcaatttaatgcaatttttcaatatattttttatatacttcacCCCAATCCTAAAAAATAGGTGCATTCTCATTATAATCACTATTACTTGATAAGCACTACTATCATATACAACATATGCAACAAAAGCTAGATAGTCATTTTAATCATTCATATTCTCACCtaaattcattgatttactttcacttgacttaggattgttaggataaagccccTTGAAAGTAtgacataatataacaaataaaatatcattagtaaatttattatttatgatttcgATCCCCTTTTATATCCTTGTTTGcattagtttttatttgaatattcaGACTTTTatcatttgcattgtacataagtTGAATGACTTAGAAATTACACATGAAATCCAAGTCATAAGTTTCTTATAAGATGATAAGTAGTTTACAATTGGTTCAtagatttaaataatttattagggATTGTAGTCTACTACTGACTGCAAATCCATGTTGTAATTAAAATACTCAAACTTGGATATATGATAACtctggaaaagaaaaattagagataGAGTTACCATAATTTTATGGTATTTTGAGTTGTCGTCCATTAGGATTAGCTCTAATGCGTTCAATTGTTTTTAGGttagaataattaattatttattaaatctaTGATACTATCAAACGTTTTAAACTTTTATTCATTCAATACTTATGATTGAGTACtaagatttttcaatatttattttttatttacatggTTTATTCAAGTATTTTCTTATCCTAATTTTAAACTTCTAATTTCACGATGTACATTAGACattgctttatatatatatatatatatatatacatatatatatatatatatatatatatattcataattttctttatttagctTTAATTACAAGTTATGCCATCATTTGTGATGGATGATGAGTAGAACCTTTTGTATAAACTCAAATGTTGAATcactaatattatttaataagaacataatttagtaattatttCAATTGTGGTGCTAAATCCATCTTAACCATACAGGAATTATTAATGGAATACAAGATGGATTGTAATTTTTtcacaattaattaaaaaaaaaaaagagagaaaaagaaaaaatagaagaagaaagaaacttCTTAATGGTGGTGAATTCATGTCAAGGCAATGTGCTGTGAACCCTTGGAGGTACTTGACCTAATGTGAAGGCACAAAACTCTTTTCCACCCATCTTATGTTCTATTATATACACCAATCGATATTGCCGTGCTTGAcaagtttcaatttttattgtCAACGTCAACCCAAGTTGAAAAGAATTTATTGTCTGAATTAAACAAGTGCTAGCCCACTATTGAAGAAGTCATGTTTTGTTATaaatttcttacattttttttttggaaaatttaatcttgatatttaaaaaaaatgactttttaatgataaaaatacacatttattttcagaattattataggattatttttaagaattctaATTTGACTCccactaattaatcacatacaATAGAATCGAAGAAATGATACTGGTAAGAAGCCTGGGCACTTATGACCTTCTGGATAACTTTGGTgctatttgataaaatataaaattaagtaatgaaaattttatttttttttaaatagaaaaatttaaaatatttgactttttctattaaattaaaaacaatttattaatatcgaccaatataattaaaatgagctTATTATTAGTAGgttcaatttaattatgttggttgatatcaataagttactctgaactaaataaaaaatactaaatattttgattttttatttagttgaaAAGAACAAACACTACTTGTTAAATTAATGAAAGTAATAATAAGTGATGATTAATATTGAAAATAGCCAAAGTTTTAAAATGATTccattttacaaatttaatctttgataattgaaatataatatacaatacttataaaaataaaaatatattgtttaagtaaagtgattaaatttttatttaataatacaatttcccatattaaaaaaaaatattatcatttttttttctatttttttaatcataatttactttcaaaataaatataaataatttcaaatttttcttggtAATTATCttccactaaaaaaaatgttggtaTGAAATCTTCATCCAATACTTtgttttaacttcaaaattttaattataggaataaaattatttaaataattttttttacttgtaattttttattttatataataagaattggtttaaaaattttcatatactTCTCATaaattcatctcttttgttattatgtttttcttttttatatttcaactAAAAAGAATTATATGTAGATTTATGATTAAACACAtacttaactttaaaattattttataaataataaatgataataataaaaatgaattatttaatttacatttgtaattttttaaagagGGTTAGATAcactttatttcttttaatgtttGACGTGTTTTATATTTTACCTTTTCATATTCAAAAACTCAACATTTTATTGTGCTAATTACAAACCTTTAGTATGATTATAAGagattgttcttttttttttttttttaattcaatattgATTCGAATTTAGGTAGTTACAACTTGGAACAGAAAACTTTAGAGTGGAATTTCCCAAATGGTTTGAAATATGACAACCACAAATATACCATCCTAATTAcaattctttctatttttttctttctaattttttattttttgtaactaaatatatgttttttttaaagtaatatataataagaaaatcaatataaataagTTATAGAGTTATAGTTGCtacaaaatagaaataaatcttatattgcacaaataatttattattaatacaaataaatgtgtttcataatttatttcatcataatttttattttttatcaaaatcatttaaataaacatatatgATCATGATTCTTTAaccttttaatgaaaaattaattcttataaataaattaagtagagtttatttggaattctaaatattatttatgttaaaaataaaaaataaaatattttattgtaaaaattaatttgaatataaatcaTAGAGTTTGATCTAATATAATTCCCAAATTCATatgtttcttttataattttaatttctttatataaatgagccaataaaaaaaaattgattttaaaaaacatgtttgagtataaaattatttaataataaaaaatttatttaaaaaaaatataaatatgaaattaaaaaaaaaaaatttaagtcacTTATGTATATCCTACTAAAAGTAATTAATGAAGCCATAAaagaataaacttaaaaaaattggtatccgccattttttttttcactaaatagTTATTCTATCATCAAACTATTCATCTTGACTCCGGCCTCCATGTGAAATCCTCCCCCTACAAAAAGCCCCCAAAGGCTGATTTCCACATCCCCACATTTCCTCTCCAAGTTTTCCTCTCCCCAAACACCCAATCCACCATGTCTCTCAAGCACTGCGAATGCCAAGATGAGCGTCGGAAGCTCAAACGCCGCATATTCTGCGTCGTCCTCGCCTTCATCTTCCTCGTCCTCTTCGTCATCTTCCTCATCTACGTCATCCTCCGCCCCTCAAAGCCACACTTCGTCCTCCAAGACGTCACCGTTTTGGCCCTCAATACCTCCTCCGCACCCGGCTTCCTGACCACCAACATCCAAGTCACCGTCTTCTCCCGAAACCCCAACGGCCGAATCGGAGTCTACTACGAAAATCTCGACATTTTTGCCACCTATCGCAGCCAACAGATCACGCTACCTGCGCTGTTGCCCACCACCTACCAGGGCCACAAGGACGTCATAGTTTGGTCGCCATTTTTGTACGGAAATTCAGTTCCCCTGGCTCCCTATCTCTGTGATATGCTGAGCCAGGACTTGATGACTGGGATGGTATTGTTGAATGTGAAGATTGATGGGAGGGTGAAGTGGAAGGTGGGTACCTGGATCTCCGGTAGCTACCACATCCACGTCAACTGTCCCGCCTATATCTCCTTCTGTGAAGGGAAAGATTGTATCGGATTTGGGCCGACGGTCAAGTATCAGTTGGTGAAGAGTTGCGCTGTGGATGTTTAGCCTTGTTagtccttttattttttgtttttttccttccagTTTATTATCTCAATTAGTgggtttttctttaattcaaacaaaaaaatttggttttaattagttttaatgtaTCGTCTCTCTTAGTTGTTAGCTTGTTGTGTGTACGGTTTTTCTCTTTTCACTAAACAAAGAATGAAGAAAGAAGGTTCATCGATGATGCTGAAAATGACACGGTTCTCtgaatttttccttttgttttttcttctgaGGGTGGGGGCGTGCATAAAATTATTAGACCTGGGACTAGCATATTTGAAAAATGCCCTttctcatcatcaaaactcatggctaggaatcttgggctttggtgggagtgTCTCAGAATTCTTAAAACCATCTCTTGAAGCAGTAGTGTTGGATCATGTCCCATCAAAACAGGACACAAAATGAAAGGAGTCACGTGCCATAATGCCATTTAACACAAACATCAAACCTGACTTCCAAAAGATTCGTGTTCCAATGCAAAGTCATCATGAGTACTTCGTCTCTGAATTTGGCTAATTCCGTCTGCagtttttgtgaaaaaataaaaatgatcgATAATTAGATTCATTAAACTGCAATATAAAATCTTCATGCCATGTTCATTTGAGGAAGTCGTTTTCAAAGTCCAGCTAATACTGCTCAACTTATTGTTTGATTGGATGCGAGTTAGGagttaaaagaagaaaaagccaaaatgaCCTTTgcaaattccaaaaatacccaaggatgaaaaggaaaaagaggaaagaagaaatgTGTAGTTTG
The sequence above is drawn from the Vitis riparia cultivar Riparia Gloire de Montpellier isolate 1030 chromosome 6, EGFV_Vit.rip_1.0, whole genome shotgun sequence genome and encodes:
- the LOC117916498 gene encoding NDR1/HIN1-like protein 1 codes for the protein MSLKHCECQDERRKLKRRIFCVVLAFIFLVLFVIFLIYVILRPSKPHFVLQDVTVLALNTSSAPGFLTTNIQVTVFSRNPNGRIGVYYENLDIFATYRSQQITLPALLPTTYQGHKDVIVWSPFLYGNSVPLAPYLCDMLSQDLMTGMVLLNVKIDGRVKWKVGTWISGSYHIHVNCPAYISFCEGKDCIGFGPTVKYQLVKSCAVDV